From the genome of Candidatus Bathyarchaeota archaeon:
AGTTCACAACGATAGTTCCCCTATACATTGATGTCTTGGCAACATGTACATGGCCCGACTGGAATACATCTGGAGGCTCAGCGATGATGAGTCTATCCTTTCCCTCAGGCGCAAGGGACGTTCTACCTCCATATTCAGGTGCTAAATGTCTACATTTCAAAAGGTATTCCATGGCCTTCTCAGGTATCTTCATATTAAGATTTGGAACCGTCGCAATAATGTCGTCTAAACTTCTTCCATGATACATTAAGAAATGTACTCCGTGAAGTTTGAATTCAGAAGGGTTCCCTAAGTTCCTTACTCCCCTAGCCTCAAGGATTGGCTCAGCGAATTCTCTAGGTATCGCCGGCTGGGGCAAGGCCTGTCTCACAGCATCATGATTTCCAGGAATAATTATAACCTCTATGTAATCAGGTATCTGCTCAATATATTGGGCGACGAGCCTGTACTGTTTATATATGTCCGTGATCGCCAACTCCTCCTCTTGCCTTGGATAAACGCCTATGCCATCCACGAGATCCCCTGCAATCAATATGTATTTAGTCTTGAAGGCTGCTTCTATATGTCTCTGAGATCCAACCTTACCATTAAGCCACATTATGAACCTCTCGAAAGCATCGTCCCTGAACGTTCTACTTCCGAAATGTATGTCTGAGATTAGCGCCACATTGACGGGGTAATCTGTGCTTACAGGCCTTCTCTCTGGGATATCAGGAAAGAGTATCTGTTCAGCTATGAAGAGGTCGCCCTTTCCACGTGAAGCTTCTATTCCAATCACTTGGTCAGGCAAAATAGTTCTTGCAGTATCATATAGTTCCCTGTTTCCTCGAGGAACCAGCAGGACAGCTGTACTCTCCAAATCTTCAATGTCAAAGAATAATTGTCCTGAACGTTCACGTTTATCCATGACTATGGCAACCATTTTGACTTTATCCCCATACCTCGATTCGAGGGCGTCGGTCAGGTCGCCGGCATCCTTGAAGTCTAATCTCTCACGAATAATCTTAGAAAGTCTATTGAACCTATCCTTAAAGTACCTGTTGAAATCATCTATTGTTCCACCAGACTCAGACTCTTCACTACCATCTCTGACGAGTTCAAAATCGCTGTCAACCTCCTTTGCAAGAGGGATCCTTGACCGAGTTTGTACCTTCACTTCCTGAACGTAAACCTTCTTAGTAACCTTTTCAAGAGTTTTAATGATCATTGATCTTGTTATGATGAGTGGTTTCGGTATTTGTCTCTCAGCCTCAGCTATAGCTTCATAGATGAGTCTATCAAAATATTCCTCGTCATGTAACGTTTTTATAAGTTCAAACGCTTCAGCCTCAAGCTGGTAACCTGCTGACGTTAAGGTTTCTATGGCTTCCCTGATATTACGGAGTGCCGAATGTTCTTTTTGGGAGGGCTGCACCTCAAATCTAGCCTTCTAACCAGTCAGCCTTTTTGTCCTCTTACTAATGAGTAGGAACAACCTTTTAATTAGTTTATCCTGTTAATCTGCAGATAATGAATCTATTAACGTACAATTAATATGTTCGGAGGCTAACCCCTACTACCTTCACAGAAAAGTTCAGATAACCTTCAGGGGTTTCAACTTGGAGAGCCTATTAGAATTCGCCTTGAATTATGCTGGGAGGCTAGGCTCAACATACGCTGAGGTTAGATGCCGCAGGGATGTAAGCAATGCTATTACGATGAAGAATGGTGAAGTTCAATTCTCAGGTTTTCTGAGGGAGTTCGGTGTAGGTGT
Proteins encoded in this window:
- a CDS encoding DNA-directed DNA polymerase II small subunit codes for the protein MQPSQKEHSALRNIREAIETLTSAGYQLEAEAFELIKTLHDEEYFDRLIYEAIAEAERQIPKPLIITRSMIIKTLEKVTKKVYVQEVKVQTRSRIPLAKEVDSDFELVRDGSEESESGGTIDDFNRYFKDRFNRLSKIIRERLDFKDAGDLTDALESRYGDKVKMVAIVMDKRERSGQLFFDIEDLESTAVLLVPRGNRELYDTARTILPDQVIGIEASRGKGDLFIAEQILFPDIPERRPVSTDYPVNVALISDIHFGSRTFRDDAFERFIMWLNGKVGSQRHIEAAFKTKYILIAGDLVDGIGVYPRQEEELAITDIYKQYRLVAQYIEQIPDYIEVIIIPGNHDAVRQALPQPAIPREFAEPILEARGVRNLGNPSEFKLHGVHFLMYHGRSLDDIIATVPNLNMKIPEKAMEYLLKCRHLAPEYGGRTSLAPEGKDRLIIAEPPDVFQSGHVHVAKTSMYRGTIVVNCGTWQEQTEYQRRMGVDPTPGVAPILNLQNMQVNMMDFLHERE